In Archocentrus centrarchus isolate MPI-CPG fArcCen1 chromosome 16, fArcCen1, whole genome shotgun sequence, a single window of DNA contains:
- the LOC115794778 gene encoding serine/threonine-protein kinase Nek6 produces the protein MAYSTGTIAQGCFGKVYKEKYNDTWAAVKKVPQHLISRKDLERECDVYNKANHPNIVKLLGNITLRDGKWIIPLEFIFGEDLETTIFKASKSKIQLTPANKGTIIVGMCEGLLLLHSKDIVHQDLKPENIMVEHNTNRAVIIDLGLAKFFRRGLNSAVDMGNEAYSAPEVLQRCSQRDQRSDVWAMGKIIAELCARIRLYTPSVCPEKIEEVLKDQPYCRAVCRMVEQDPSLRASMGGVMSDIRRAASAGIVTDIPVQKEHLKPPLPHTNVRRQSPSPLNRDAAPLIRDISPMNRGPSPVIRDPSPINHAFPPNKDPFPLNKFGKNQLPINRPPGGLFERSPRPEIKALPRTALLLPPSPQRPDDKNKYQDLAPKGGADVAEDLMKMKLLREAAKDLPCNLPTTGRVVVRRFEEKNGEMGTWEQTEVVTRDGKIVKFDDVKFNSK, from the exons ATGGCGTACTCCACCGGCACCATCGCACAGGGCTGTTTTGGGAAGGTGTACAAGGAGAAGTACAATGATACCTGGGCTGCTGTTAAGAAAGTCCCCCAACACCTCATCAGCAGGAAAGACCTGGAGAGAGAGTGTGATGTGTACAA TAAAGCAAATCATCCCAACATAGTGAAGCTTCTGGGCAACATAACTCTTAGAGATGGAAAATGGATCATTCCACTAGAGTTTATCTTTGGAGAGGACTTAGAGACCACCATCTTCAAGGCATCAAAGTCTAAAATACAG TTGACTCCAGCTAATAAAGGCACCATCATCGTCGGCATGTGTGAAGGGCTGCTTCTTCTCCACTCCAAAGATATCGTCCATCAAGACCTCAAGCCTGAAAACATCATG GTGGAGCATAACACAAACAGAGCAGTAATTATTGACCTGGGACTGGCAAAGTTCTTCAGACGTGGTCTAAACTCTGCAGTGGACATGGGGAATGAGGCTTACTCGGCTCCCGAGGTGCTGCAGAGGTGCAGCCAGCGAGATCAGCGTTCAGACGTCTGGGCCATGGGCAAAATCATTGCTGAGCTCTGTGCCCGGATTCGTCTGTACACACCCAGTGTCTGTCCTGAAAAGATCGAGGAAGTCCTAAAGGACCAGCCATACTGCCGCGCAGTGTGCAGAATGGTAGAGCAAGACCCGTCTCTGAGGGCCTCCATGGGTGGGGTCATGAGTGATATCCGAAGAGCTGCAAGTGCAGGCATTGTCACGGACATACCCGTTCAAAAAGAGCACCTTAAGCCACCTCTACCACACACGAATGTCAGAAGGCAGTCTCCATCACCACTAAACAGAGACGCAGCTCCACTAATCAGGGACATATCACCAATGAATCGAGGTCCATCTCCAGTAATCAGGGACCCGTCGCCAATAAACCATGCTTTTCCACCGAACAAGGATCCATTTCCATTAAACAAGTTTGGCAAAAATCAGTTACCTATAAATAGGCCTCCAGGGGGGCTATTTGAGCGTTCCCCCAGGCCAGAGATAAAAGCTTTGCCTCGAACTGCACTGCTCCTTCCTCCTTCCCCTCAGAGGCCTGATGACAAGAACAAATATCAGGATCTGGCGCCAAAAGGTGGAGCAGACGTTGCAGAGGACTTAATGAAAATGAAGTTGTTACGTGAAGCTGCAAAGGATCTTCCTTGCAACCTGCCAACGACAGGCAGGGTGGTGGTGCGGCGTTTTGAGGAGAAAAATGGAGAGATGGGAACATGGGAGCAGACGGAGGTGGTGACTCGCGATGGAAAAATAGTCAAGTTTGATGACGTCAAGTttaacagcaaataa